In a single window of the Nicotiana tomentosiformis chromosome 8, ASM39032v3, whole genome shotgun sequence genome:
- the LOC104109061 gene encoding protein HOTHEAD-like: protein MEFGLITASLLAVVFFHGFCSSEKAPNYSFMHQATTAPETSYYDYIIIGGGTAGCPLAATLSQNYSVLLLERGGSPYGNPNITNLSAFGSPLSDLSPTSPSQRFISEDGVINARARVLGGGSCLNAGFYSRAGTKYVNRVGWDGKLVNESYIWVENKVAFQPPVKQWQSAVRDGLVESGVVPYNGFTYDHINGTKVGGTIFDANGSRHTAADLLEYANPSGVTVLLHASVHKIVFNTKGVARPVARGVVFRDALGKKHKAYLKKGEMNELIVSSGALGSPQMLMLSGVGPLAQLKAHNITVVLDQPNVGQGMSDNPMNAIFVPSPVPVEVSLIQVVGITHFGSYIEAASGENFAGHETQSDYGMFSPKIGQLSTVPPKQRTPEALEKAINAMSELDDAAFRGGFIIEKIMGPISTGHLELRTRNPNDNPSVTFNYFKQPEDLQRCVNGLKVIENIIESKSFSKFRYDTLSIPALLNLTASAPVNLLPRHDNVSVSLEQFCKDTVMTIWHYHGGCQVGRVVDQDYKVIGIGKLRVIDGSTFSYSPGTNPQATVMMLGRYMGVRILNERLAKEESY from the exons ATGGAGTTTGGTTTGATCACTGCTTCTCTTCTTGCAGTTGTCTTCTTTCATGGCTTTTGTTCTTCTGAAAAAG CTCCAAACTACTCATTTATGCACCAAGCAACTACAGCTCCGGAGACTTCATACTACGACTACATAATCATCGGCGGCGGCACCGCCGGCTGCCCATTAGCCGCCACACTTTCTCAAAACTACAGCGTTCTTTTACTCGAACGCGGCGGTTCGCCTTATGGAAATCCAAATATCACGAATTTATCTGCATTTGGATCACCACTTTCTGATCTCTCGCCAACTTCGCCTTCTCAGCGTTTCATTTCCGAGGACGGTGTGATCAACGCGCGCGCACGCGTTCTGGGGGGAGGAAGCTGCTTAAACGCCGGGTTTTACTCACGCGCCGGCACAAAGTACGTGAACCGCGTGGGGTGGGATGGTAAGCTGGTGAATGAGTCGTATATTTGGGTGGAAAATAAAGTGGCGTTTCAACCGCCGGTTAAGCAGTGGCAATCCGCCGTGCGCGACGGTCTTGTGGAATCTGGGGTGGTGCCGTACAATGGTTTTACGTATGATCATATAAATGGGACTAAGGTTGGTGGCACTATCTTCGACGCCAACGGCAGCCGCCACACGGCTGCCGATCTTCTTGAGTATGCTAATCCTAGTGGCGTCACTGTCCTTTTGCATGCTTCTGTCCATAAAATCGTGTTCAATACCAAAG GAGTGGCAAGGCCAGTAGCTCGTGGTGTAGTATTTAGAGATGCATTAGGGAAGAAACACAAGGCCTACTTGAAAAAAGGAGAAATGAATGAATTAATTGTTTCATCCGGGGCACTTGGGAGCCCACAAATGTTAATGTTAAGTGGGGTAGGCCCATTAGCCCAATTAAAGGCCCATAATATAACGGTTGTATTGGATCAGCCCAATGTTGGCCAAGGCATGTCGGACAACCCAATGAATGCCATTTTTGTGCCATCACCTGTCCCTGTTGAAGTTTCTCTCATTCAAGTTGTTGGTATTACTCACTTTGGTAGCTACATTGAAGCTGCCTCCGGCGAGAACTTCGCCGGACATGAAACTCAAAGCGATTACGGAATGTTCTCACCAAAG ATTGGACAGCTATCAACAGTGCCACCAAAACAAAGAACACCAGAAGCCTTGGAAAAAGCCATAAATGCCATGAGTGAACTAGATGATGCAGCTTTTAGAGGAGGATTCATAATAGAAAAGATAATGGGCCCAATATCCACAGGACACTTGGAGCTCCGAACCCGGAACCCGAATGACAACCCATCCGTCACCTTCAATTACTTCAAACAGCCAGAGGACTTACAAAGATGTGTAAATGGGCTCAAAGTGATAGAAAACATAATTGAATCCAAATCATTCTCAAAATTCAGATATGATACACTTTCAATACCAGCATTGCTCAATTTGACAGCAAGTGCACCAGTGAATTTATTGCCTAGACATGACAATGTTTCAGTGTCCTTAGAACAATTTTGTAAGGACACAGTTATGACAATATGGCATTATCATGGGGGGTGTCAAGTTGGTAGGGTGGTTGATCAAGATTATAAGGTTATTGGGATTGGAAAATTAAGGGTAATTGATGGTTCAACTTTTAGTTACTCTCCTGGAACTAATCCTCAAGCCACTGTCATGATGCTAGGAAG GTATATGGGAGTAAGGATACTGAATGAGAGACTTGCAAAAGAGGAGTCATATTAA